The following nucleotide sequence is from Candidatus Krumholzibacteriia bacterium.
CTCCTCGGGGATCGCGGCGCAGTTGACCTCGACGAAGGGGCCGCCCGCGCGTTCGCTCCCCGCGTGGATGGCCCGCGCCACGAGCTCCTTGCCCGTGCCGTTCTCCCCGGTCACCAGGACCCGGGCCGGCGTCGGGGCCACCTTCGCCACCAGCTCCTTCACGCGCTCCATGGCCGCGCTGTCGCCGATCAGGTCGGCGCTCCATCCCGAGGTCTCGTGCAGTTCGCGGTGCGCACGCTGCAGCCGGCCGTGCTCGAGGGCCCGGGCCACCCGGACCACCAGCTGCTCACGGCCGAAGGGCTTCTCGAGGAAGTCGTGGGCGCCGCGGCGGATCGCCTCGACGGCGTTCTCGACGGCATCGTGGCCGGAGATCACGACTACGGGAACGTCGACTCCGTCCTCCTGCATGCGCTGCATGACCTCGAAACCGTCCATGCCGGGCATCTTCACGTCGAGCAGCAGGACGTCGACGCCTCCCTTGGCCAGGCGGGAAAGCGCGGCCTCGCCACTGTCGGCCTCGTCGACGGCGTAGTCCTCGTAACGGAGGTGCATGCCGACACTCTGGCGGATGGCCGCCTCGTCGTCGGCCACCAGCACGCGGCCGCGCACCGGTGTGTCCGGGGGTCCGGGATTCGTCCGCGTGGATTCGGGCATGCGAGGTCGACCTCGTCTATATCGTGGGTGGGCCGGGCGGAACCTTCCCGCTCCGGCCGCGATCCTGTCAAGAAAGCGCGACAGCACGATGAAGCGAAACACCCTGGTCGGCATGAGCCCGCGCGAGCTCCAGGAGCTCGCCGTGGCCCACGGACAGCCGCGCTACCGCGGCCGTCAGCTGGCGCAGTGGATCTACGGCCGTCGCATCGCGAGCCTCCGGGACGCCACCAACCTCCCTCGTGCGCTGCGCGAGGAACTCGACGCGGCGTACGGTCTTCCGCGTCTGGAACCCGTGGAACGTTCGGTGTCGCCCGACGGGACCGCCAAGCTTCTCTTCGAACTGCACGACGGGGCCCGGATCGAGAGCGTGGCCATGCCGCGCCCCACCGGCCGCACCACGTACTGTCTGTCGAGCCAGGTGGGCTGCCGCATGGCCTGCGTGTTCTGCGCCACCGGTCGCATGGGAATCGTACGCCAGCTCTCGCCCGGCGAGATCGTCGGACAGGTCCTGGCCCTCCAGCGCCTGTTCCCCGAATCGACCCATCCGAACCTCGTGTTCATGGGCATGGGCGAACCTCTCGACAACCTCGACGCCTTGCTGCCCGCCCTGGAGATCCTCATGGATCCCGAAGCCATCGGGCTGTCGGCGCGGCGGATCACCGTGAGCACGTCGGGGC
It contains:
- the rlmN gene encoding 23S rRNA (adenine(2503)-C(2))-methyltransferase RlmN, which translates into the protein MKRNTLVGMSPRELQELAVAHGQPRYRGRQLAQWIYGRRIASLRDATNLPRALREELDAAYGLPRLEPVERSVSPDGTAKLLFELHDGARIESVAMPRPTGRTTYCLSSQVGCRMACVFCATGRMGIVRQLSPGEIVGQVLALQRLFPESTHPNLVFMGMGEPLDNLDALLPALEILMDPEAIGLSARRITVSTSGLVDGIRRLSDWGRPVGLAVSLTTGDPEERERLMPVAGRVPLDELLAVAADHGRRVKRKVTLECAIIAGRNDTVDEAERLLSLARTGPFKVNLIPLNPIHDFEGGRPDLSSIDAMADVLWRGGVVATVRDSQGREVDAACGQLVRRQERRPDGAPRGPAVARRR